taaaaaatctgcTTGTACTATAATGTAAATagtaagaaaataaataaaatctttaggataattttattttaagaattaatttttttttttttttttttttttttttttttttttttttttgatttcaaGAAGTAATTTGATTATAAACAGTCAAATTACTTCttgaaatcaaaaaaaaaaaacaattgtaattataacccattacaatttttttttttgtttttctttttttttattttattttatttatagtttttttcaatttaaaacatttttaatactatgtttttcttttgataatttttctttttttttttttttataaatttgtaaaCCACAAGCATTACATAAATAAACGGTTTTATCACCATCTTTTCCTTTTCTCCAGTAAGGAGTTTCTTGGGTCTTGCATATACTACATCCACCTGGTCGTGGTTTGGCCATAGGCTTTAGTTTTTTAGAAGGAACCCTTtctgaagaagaagaagatgtcGAAGAACTAGAAGAAGAATCTGAATCACTACTAgtttcttcttcatcatccccttcttcaaaattttcatttccaaaaagatttaaatgttCAATTAATACAGATGGAGAAAGTGTTTgctttaaatttgaatttggtgtTATAACATTATTGTTTGGAGATGAAGTtgtagtggttgttgtggttgttgtagttgttgtagttgtatttGTACTTGTGTTTTGAAGATTTCCAAAAGTATTTGTTGGTTGCACTCCATCAagttcttttaatttattaatattatcttcTAATAGATTCGTTAATTCTTGAGGttttattaatgattgtAAACTATTTTCTATATCATTCAGAATCTggtttaacaaaaaaaaaaaaaaaaaaaaaaaaaaaaaaaaaaaaaaattagtatttgtttaaaataaattataattgttttggaatttggagaaaaaaaaaaattacagtTTTGTATAATAAATTTCTGTTAGTTTTAtattcactattattatttttattattattattattattattattattattattattattattattaatattattattattattatgagcCATTTTCCaaagattaattaaaaaaacaaaatgaaaattttattttatttttttgaacaaACAGTGTTGATCAATTTAATACCAAGAATTATAATTACTtggaataattaaaattttaagaataacatttgattttttttttttttttttttttttttttaatttttttttttttttttttttttttaatattgatttaatttttgattggtCTACAAaaatttttctttgaaaaaaaaattaataaaaaaaaaattatttaaaaaaaaaaaaaaaaaaaattaaaattacaattgttaaagatatttaaaaaattaagtttCCAACTAATTCATACCTCCacatatttaatttttttttaaaacagacccaaaaataaattttttttttttttttttttttttcatttttttttttttttttttttttttttttttttttttcaattttattcacCAATTTCGTTTGAAATGcattaaaatatctttttatatatatatatttatatataaaaatattaaaaaatagtaatactaataataatcaaaaataaaaaaataaaataaaaaatgaataatacaatcaaaagtattaaaatttttaatgttgaagatttaaatggaaaaaaaacagaattaGTATGGGTGAATGGACAATTGGTGGAAAGTTCATCAAAGTCAACTTTATTAAAACTCATATctgataaaaaaagattttcaaaTAGTCAAAGCTATGAAGAAATcctttcaaaatcaaaaattatctttaaagaatatgttaaaaaaatgacAGATAatggaaaaattaaattaaaaaatttcaaatatgaAAATTGTAATTGCCAAATTTGTTTAAATGAACCacctataattattaaagataaag
This region of Dictyostelium discoideum AX4 chromosome 3 chromosome, whole genome shotgun sequence genomic DNA includes:
- the gtaR gene encoding GATA zinc finger domain-containing protein 18; this translates as MAHNNNNNINNNNNNNNNNNNNNNKNNNSEYKTNRNLLYKTILNDIENSLQSLIKPQELTNLLEDNINKLKELDGVQPTNTFGNLQNTSTNTTTTTTTTTTTTTTSSPNNNVITPNSNLKQTLSPSVLIEHLNLFGNENFEEGDDEEETSSDSDSSSSSSTSSSSSERVPSKKLKPMAKPRPGGCSICKTQETPYWRKGKDGDKTVYLCNACGLQIYKKKKKEKLSKEKHSIKNVLN